atgggattgatccactgactgATTCAGTTAATCAattacatttctttattttttgcctCAAACTCTTTGCAGGAAAACCTGTCCTGATGCAATCATGCAACGTGTTTCAACAGGAACTTACCTTGCTCCACGTGCTCTATGACCCTCAAGGCCTTCCTGGCTGCCCAGCCCCCCATAGACACGTGGTCCTCTGTGGCGGCGCTGGTGGACAAGGAGTCCACAGACGACGGGTGAcacaaaactttattttctgaaactgaacaCAGCGACAGATCACAGACTTAACTTCTTGTTCAGATCCATTCGTTACAGACGTCGGTATTCAGCCGGTATCGGCGAGCCGAAACACCCACCTAAAGCTGCAGCAGTACAGTGAGCGATCATGAATCCCGAGTTGAGCCCCCCCTCGTTGACGAGGAAGGCAGGCAGCTCGCTCAGGGCGGGGTTGCACAGTCTCTCAATCCTCCTTTCGCTGATAGAGGCCAGCTCGTGGACTGCAATGGCTAAAAAGTCCAGAGCCTACAAGAAAAggcatgatgatgatgaataaaAGAAGAGTAAAATATCATATAAGCAGGACAACGTTTAATCAGTCACCAACCTTCGCCGGGTACTCGCCATGAAAATTCCCGCCGGAAATCGTCTCACCTCTTTCTGCAAAAACCATCTAATGCATCCATTAAAGAAATAATCCAACAATGATATATAATATATGGCCAATGGCAGATTCAAATTCAATCAGAATTGTTgagacaaaaagacaaaatctgCCCTCATCAGATCAGATCTGTCCAAACAGGCCAGGGAAGGATACGGGGTTATCAGTGGCACTATTGATTTCTGTATTGATGATGTTCTGCACAAATTTGATCGTGTCGTTGGCAATCCCATGAACCTGCGAACAGACAGGAATTATAAACTCCACCAAGCCACTGCAACTCCAGAGCAAACCACAAGAGTTTTCTCTTTCCCCACAGAGCATCCTGAAGGGAGCGCGTCGCTGAGGCACCGCGTGGGAGGAACTTCAGATTTTCAGACAAATAAACTCGACTTGATTTGAGGTTACCTGAGGACAGCACCGCAAAGTGTAGGCATCCTGCACTCTGTCACAGAACCTGTGGCTCTCTGCAAAAGCACAGCAAAGCCACATGACACACATTCATGTCAGGGGCTGTTATGCAGGCATGACACCCCTGCAAACTATACTTCTTTAATCTCTGGGATCCATCCTTTCTATTTATGTACTGTGAGCAGCCACACTGGAGTTCCTTCATCAAGGGCAGTGCTGGAGGCATTCATAATATGAGAATGTggaaaatacacaaacagagATGAAGTGAAACGTCCCTGGTATGGCTGCCAGAATGTGGGTGAGGCTTCTGACCTGCAATCTGGGACGGGTGGTGATCGGAATCCAGCAGAGACCGGAAACGAAGGgccacctccacctgtcctgcGTGGGGTCGCAGCGCATGGATGTCTACCAGGAGGatcaaaaaaacagaattaagaGTCGGAATCTTCAAACGTGCAAGTATTTTCTTGTTATTTCCTGGTTTTGTGTGCGTTCACGGCTGCTGCTTACCGCTGTCAAAGGCCTTGGTGGTTCCCTTCAGCAGGTCCAGGGTGAGAGCGGCGATGATGTCTGCCTGCTGAGCGATGGCCAGGGCTCGCTCCACGGCCTCTGCACCCAGAGAGGTGATCATCTGGGTTCCATTGATCAGAGCAAGACCCTGAGAGGGAACACCAAagcgggagagggaggaacggCAAGATACTAACTTCAATCAAGGTATACGAAATGTTCCTTTTATTTGCTTCCACCTGAGATTTGTGACATTTACCAATATTCAATAAACATATCTCTTTGTCGAGCACTGTAACTATTGCAAAAATGAGGTTAACCTGTATTGGTGCCTGGCTCAAATATGCTTAAATTAATGTGAAACCATTTGCCTCATTATTTTAAAACTAATTTTCCAGCTATTTAATTCCTCTGAGAAAGTTCTGAATTTGTTAAATGCAGAAACCTGCAGGCTTGTTGGAATGTGGCTTTACTAAATGTTTATGATCAAAATGCCAGCCGTGCCCTGTGCATGAGGCTGGCAGGATGATGTGGACTCCGGGTCCAGGTCTGCCATGCAGACAGACCCACTGACACACAATATGTTTAGTTTTACCTCTTTAGGCTTCAGAACTATTGGCTTCAGTCCATGGGCCTCCAGGACCTGATCAGGGATAAGACAAGAGAAACAGCCGAGAGCCAGGGGTCATCCAAAAGCaaacatgttttcctctttctttcattctgtaACCCTTCGCTGtcagcatcaacacacacttCCTATATGATCACACACGCTTTTGGTTCTGTAACTACAGAGGAGACGCTCCAGGCTTACGTATTTGGCGTCGGCCCAGCCGCTCTTAGGAGACCACATCTTGCCCTCCCCCATCAGTCCCAGAGCCAGGTGAGAGAGAGGGGCCAGGTCTCCACTGGCACCCACCGTTCCCTTCTCGGGGACGAATGACAGGCAAGACGCTGAAAAGGCAAAATGTCATCGAAATCACAAGGACTAGTCCTGGGACAGAGACCCCAGTATTGATTTGTCAAGAAAGTTATCAGGTTGACATCCCCCATCAGCAAAAGTAAACTGAAGATGATGGGAGTATCAGCAACTCACCGTTGAAAGCCTCGATCATGGCATGCAGAGTTTCCAGAGAAACACCGCTGTGCCCTTTGGCCAGAACATTGATCCTCAGAGCGAGCAGCATACGAGTCCTCTCAGGGCTGAGCGGGTTTCCCACACCTAACCAGCACAACACAACTCTGATCACAAATCCCAAGACACAAGAACACTTGTGAAATGGGACAGGAAGCCTCCGTGACGGTTTAATTACCCGCTGAGTGTGACCGCACCAGGTTCTCCTGGAGCTCTCTGTCGAGCGGAAAGTGATTGcagtcaaaataaaagacttaCTCTCCAGCAGTTCACAAAAATCATAAATAGGTTATGAAATCAATGTTGTACTTAAGCTTGCTGACAGGAATGACCGTTCGGGCAAACTTCCCAAAGCCTGTAGTGATTCCATAGACAACTGCAGGAAgatgagaaagacaaaaacaagtcTAAAGTAGCTGATTTATAATATATTCTTGTTTTGATTGAGTGCTTATATATACATtaacctttgttttctttgacaatGGTGTCCAGAAGCTCCCTGGATTGCACAACTTTCCTCTCAGCCTCCGGGGTCAGCTAGAAGTGCAAAGTGTGGCATACCGTGAACCAACGACCACCAACCACCAGACGGGGCAACAAATGTTTTGTTGATCATTACCTTGATCTTGTAGACCCCTTTCCCTAAGTTTACCAGATCTGCAGAAGTCAAGTTGTTTCCATCCATGAAAAGAATCTGCACAGAGAGAGAAGTGTTGCACAAACAGTGTCCATAcattgtgatttaaaaatttaACAAGAAATTCCCTTACTTGTCCAGGTTCTTTGTATGCTGCTGT
Above is a window of Salarias fasciatus chromosome 7, fSalaFa1.1, whole genome shotgun sequence DNA encoding:
- the hal gene encoding histidine ammonia-lyase gives rise to the protein MPRFTVHIRDEWLAVPCRDASYPIRWLGEQALKRYVKNKPDNGGIEAVEETRFVVRRCQGLGLLDVDDTIEDVLEDNDFVELAIEGDTMSPDFIPCEPGVSHLTAAYKEPGQILFMDGNNLTSADLVNLGKGVYKIKLTPEAERKVVQSRELLDTIVKENKVVYGITTGFGKFARTVIPVSKLKELQENLVRSHSAGVGNPLSPERTRMLLALRINVLAKGHSGVSLETLHAMIEAFNASCLSFVPEKGTVGASGDLAPLSHLALGLMGEGKMWSPKSGWADAKYVLEAHGLKPIVLKPKEGLALINGTQMITSLGAEAVERALAIAQQADIIAALTLDLLKGTTKAFDSDIHALRPHAGQVEVALRFRSLLDSDHHPSQIAESHRFCDRVQDAYTLRCCPQVHGIANDTIKFVQNIINTEINSATDNPMVFAERGETISGGNFHGEYPAKALDFLAIAVHELASISERRIERLCNPALSELPAFLVNEGGLNSGFMIAHCTAAALVSENKVLCHPSSVDSLSTSAATEDHVSMGGWAARKALRVIEHVEQVLAIELLAACQGIEFLRPLRTTTPLEKVYELVRSVVRPWIKDRFMSPDIEAVHRLLLDKKVWSVAKPYIDKYQTEYIPESRPVSPTAFSLDPPASPRKRLRHE